The following are encoded in a window of Arctopsyche grandis isolate Sample6627 chromosome 2, ASM5162203v2, whole genome shotgun sequence genomic DNA:
- the LOC143922951 gene encoding integrator complex subunit 12-like, with product MCALKLDPSICEALRLLHSSSSDSTDKLRSALDELIAKIDPSRTMANVLPKKYLDIGREKEKEREKEKDKEMERERERDCDEISLELLELELTCAVCRHLAIKEGNKLIECDFCHKLYHQECHSPIISETDAESAWPCMTCLDALDFDNASSINSPLMVIECSSSSTASGPMSPEKANSVSPPPQIPLDELPTPPKVVTPTKNIISGDQRLQIVKKKSNKHRENKRKNKK from the exons ATGTGTGCTTTAAAGCTGGACCCCAGCATCTGCGAAGCTCTGCGATTGCTGCACTCTTCGAGCAGCGATTCTACCGACAAATTGCGTTCAGCTTTAGATGAGCTGATCGCTAAAATTGACCCATCGCGCACCATGGCTAACGTCTTGCCGAAGAAATATTTGGATATAGGGCGAGAGAAGGAAAAGGAACGCGAAAAGGAGAAAGATAAGGAAATGGAAAGGGAACGTGAACGTGATTGTGATGAGATTTCCCTGGAGTTGCTGGAATTGGAGCTCACCTGTGCTGTCTGTCGCCATCTAGCCATAAAAGAAGGCAACAAGCTCATAGAATGCGATTTCTGCCATAAACTCTATCAccag GAGTGTCACAGTCCAATTATAAGCGAGACCGATGCAGAATCTGCCTGGCCGTGTATGACTTGTCTCGACGCTCTAGACTTCGACAATGCGAGCAGCATTAATTCTCCGCTGATGGTGATCGAATGTTCTTCGTCGTCGACTGCCAGCGGTCCGATGTCTCCGGAAAAAGCCAATTCCGTGAGCCCCCCGCCTCAAATCCCGTTGGACGAGCTGCCTACTCCTCCCAAGGTTGTAACACCGACTAAAAACATCATATCGGGCGATCAGCGGCTTCAGATTGTCAAAAAGAAGTCGAACAAGCATCGTGAAAATAAgcgaaagaataaaaaataa
- the LOC143922949 gene encoding uncharacterized protein LOC143922949 — protein sequence MECRLCLGPAPAASSVSIFQRPDPHPERLEQRIRTCCQIQVKRGDGLPDRVCLSCKTSLELLISFRKACLRNNESSPLRLDDCSKIKTEEVLLEDFICDDEPSQSTIHRKNSETCLKSFPSESELILHKRSHPGEKPYKCDICLKSCTNKYRLVSHLRSHTGEKPYMCKICLKSFTQKSYLERHKKLHAGIKLHKCEICLKSYTRKVELVRHLRSHTGEKPYKCDICLTSFSHKSSLETHKKLHAEIKPHKCDICLKSFIRKDAFVSHLRSHTGERPYKCEICLKSFTQKSYLDIHKKLHGGIKPHKCEICLKSFIQKATLVAHLRTHTGEKPYKCEICLKSFTVKSYLEIHKKLHAGIKPHKCDICLKSYVCRAELVRHLKSHTGEKPYKCEICLKSFTEKSILEKHKKLHAEIKPHKCNICLKSFIRKDAFESHLRSHTGERPYKCEICLKSFTVKSYLDSHKKLHAGIKPHTCEICLKSFTYKSNLEAHKKLHAEIKPHKCDICVKSFISKSQLVLHLRSHTGEEHYKCEICLKSFTQKFHLDKHKKLHAGINLHKCEICLKSYVRKDELVRHLRSHTGEKPYKCEKSFTEKSSLQKHKKLHAGIKPHTCDICLKSFIRKDAFVSHLRSHTGERPYKCEICLKSFTVKSYLNKHKKLHAAIKPHKCDICLKSYVCKNELVRHLRSHTGEKPYKCEICLKSFSQKSNHEQHKKLHAEIKLHKCDICLKSFSYKSGLVSHLRFHTGEKPYKCEICLKSFTEKSSLKNHKKLHAEIKPHKCDICLKSFIRKATLVAHLRTHTGERPYKCEICLKSFTGKSSLKNHKKLHAGIKPHKCDICLKSFIYKRSLVIHLRSHTGKTSYKCEICLKSYTKKSYFEKHKKLHAG from the exons atggagtgcaggctttgtcttggaccagctccggccgcatcttccgtctccatcttccagagaccagatcctcatccagagcgtctggagcaacgcattcggacctgctgtcaaattcag GTCAAAAGAGGCGATGGATTGCCAGAcagggtgtgtctttcgtgtaagaccagtctggaattgttgatcagctttcgaaaggcttgtttacGAAACAACGAATCGTCTCCACTGAGGTTAGACGATTGCtcgaagatcaagactgaagaagttttattggaagatttCATATGTGACGATGAGCCTTCGCAAtcgacaattcaccgaaagaatagtgaaaCGTGCTTAAAGTCATTTCCCAGTGAATCTGaacttattttacacaaaagatCACATCCTggagaaaagccttacaagtgtgacatttgtctaaaatcatgtACTAATAAATATAGACTTGTGTCACActtgagatctcacacaggggaaaagccatacatgtgtaaaatttgtctaaaatcatttactcaaaaatcttacctcgagagacataaaaaattgcatgctggaataaagctacacaaatgtgaaatttgtttaaaatcatatactcGTAAAGTTGAACTTGTgagacatttgagatctcacacgggggaaaagccttacaagtgtgatatttgtCTAACATCATTTAGTCATAAATCTAGCCTcgaaacacataaaaaattgcatgctgaaataaaaccacacaaatgtgacatttgtttaaaatcatttattcgaaaagatgcatttgtgtcacatttgagatctcacacgggggaaaggccatacaagtgtgaaatttgtcttaaatcatttactcaaaaatcttacctcgatattcataaaaaattgcatggtgggataaaaccacataaatgtgaaatttgtctaaagtcatttattcaaaaagctACACTTGTCgcacatttaagaactcacacaggggaaaagccatacaagtgtgaaatttgtctgaaatcatttactgtaAAATCTTACCTCGAGATAcataaaaaactgcatgctgggataaaaccacacaaatgtgacatttgcttaaaatcatatgtttgtAGAGCTGAACTTGTGAGACATTTGAAATCTCACACAggagaaaagccatacaagtgtgaaatttgtctaaaatcattcaCTGAAAAATCTATTctcgagaaacataaaaaattgcatgctgaaataaaaccacacaaatgtaacatttgtttaaaatcatttattcgaaaagatgCATTTgagtcacatttgagatctcacacgggggaaaggccatacaagtgtgaaatttgtctgaaatcatttactgtaAAATCTTACCTCGAtagtcataaaaaattgcatgccgggataaaaccacatacatgtgaaatttgtctgaaatcatttacttaCAAATCTAACCTCGaagcacataaaaaattgcatgccgagataaaaccacacaaatgtgacatttgtgtaaaatcatttatttctaaaagtcaacttgtgttacatttgagatctcacacgggggaagagcattacaagtgtgaaatttgtctgaaatcatttactcaaaaatttcACCtcgataaacataaaaaattgcatgctggaataaatctacacaaatgtgaaatttgtttaaaatcatatgttcgtaaagatgaacttgtgagacatttgagatctcacacaggagaaaagccttacaagtgtgaaaaatcatttactgaaaaatctagtctccagaaacataaaaaattgcatgctggaataaaaccacacacatgtgacatttgtttaaaatcatttattcgaaaagatgcatttgtgtcacatttgagatctcacacgggggaaaggccatacaagtgtgaaatttgtttgaaatcatttactgtaaaatcttacctcaataaacataaaaaattgcatgctgcgataaaaccacacaaatgtgacatttgtttaaaatcatatgtttgtaaaaatgaacttgtgagacatttgagatctcacacaggagaaaagccatacaagtgtgaaatttgtctaaaatcattttctcaaaaatctaaccacgagcaacataaaaaattgcatgctgaaataaaactacacaaatgtgacatttgcttaaaatcgttTAGTTATAAAAGtggacttgtgtcacatttgagatttcacacgggggaaaagccttacaaatgtgaaatttgtctgaaatcttTTACCGAAAAATCTAGTCTCAAGaaccataaaaaattgcatgctgaaataaaaccacacaaatgtgacatttgtctaaaatcatttattcgaaaagctACACTTGTCgcacatttaagaactcacacaggggaaaggccatacaagtgtgaaatttgtctgaaatcatttacgGGAAAATCTAGTCTCAAGaaccataaaaaattgcatgctggaataaaaccacacaaatgcgacatttgtttaaaatcgtttatttataaaagaagtcttgtgatacatttgagatctcacacggggaaaacgtcttacaagtgtgaaatttgtctaaaatcatatactaaaaaatcttattttgagaaacataaaaaattgcatgctggttaa
- the LOC143922948 gene encoding uncharacterized protein LOC143922948, with product MGNLDMRLGPAPAASSVSNFQRPDPHPERLEQRIRTCCQIQVKRGDGLPDRVCLSCKTSLELLISFRKACFRNNESSPLRLDDCSKIKNEVIIGRFNMGRYGTIDNSPKE from the exons ATGGGAAACTTAGATATGCgtcttggaccagctccggccgCATCTTCCGTCTCCAACTTCCAGAGACcagatcctcatccagagcgtctggagcaacgcattcggacctgctgtcaaattcag GTCAAAAGAGGCGATGGATTGCCAGAcagggtgtgtctttcgtgtaagaccagtctggaattgttgatcagctttcgaaaggcttgtttccGAAACAACGAATCGTCTCCACTGAGGTTAGACGATTGCTCGAAGATCAAGAATGAAGTTATtattggaagatttaatatgggacgatATGGGACAAtcgacaattcaccgaaagaatag
- the LOC143922950 gene encoding uncharacterized protein LOC143922950 gives MECRLCLGPAPAASSVSIFQRPDPHPERLEQRIRTCCQIQVKRGDGLPDRVCLSCKTSLELLISFRKACFRNNESSQLRLDDCLKIKTEEVLLEDFIWDDESSQSTIHRKNSETCLKSFPSESELILHKKSHPVEKLFKCDICLKSFIRKNGLVSHLRSHKGGNNKFHDGINPHKCDICLKSCISNSKLVRHLRSHTGEKPYKCEICLKSFTEKSNLQVHKKLHAGIKPHNCDICSKSYVRKDKLVRHLRSHTGEKPYKCEICQKSFNHKSSLEAHIKIHAGIKLHKCDICLKSFIRKDKLVIHLRSYKGVNNKFHDGIKPHKCDICLKLCISKSKLVRHLRSHTGEKSYKCEICLKSFTDKSTLEKHKKLHAGIKPHKCDICLKSYVCKYDLVSHLRSHTGEKPYKCEICLKSLSHKSSFEAHLKIHSGIKLHKCDICLKSFIRKDRLVIHLRSHTGKTSYKCEICLKSYTKKSYFEKHKKLHAY, from the exons atggagtgcaggctttgtcttggaccagctccggccgcatcttccgtctccatcttccagagaccagatcctcatccagagcgtctggagcaacgcattcggacctgctgtcaaattcag GTCAAAAGAGGCGATGGATTGCCAGAcagggtgtgtctttcgtgtaagaccagtctggaattgttgatcagctttcgaaaggcttgttttcgaaacaacgaatcgtctcaactgaggttagacgattgcttgaagatcaagactgaagaagttttattggaagatttCATATGGGACGATGAGTCTTCGCAATCGACAATTCACCGAAAAAATAGTGAAACGTGCTTAAAGTCATTTCCCAGTGAATCTGaacttattttacacaaaaaatcACATCCTGTAGAAAAgctgttcaaatgtgatatttgtttaaaatcatttattcgaaaaaatggacttgtgtcacatttgagatctcacaaggggggaaataataaatttcatgatgGGATAAatccacataaatgtgacatttgtttaaaatcatgtaTTTCTAACAGTAAACTTGTgagacatttgagatctcacacaggggaaaagccttacaagtgtgaaatttgtctaaaatcatttactgaaaaatctaaCCTCCaggtacataaaaaattgcatgctgggataaaaccacacaattgtgacatttgttcaaaatcatatgttcgtaaagataaacttgtgagacatttgagatctcacacgggggaaaagccatacaagtgtgaaatttgtcaaaaatcatttaatcatAAATCTAGCCTCGAAGCACATATAAAAattcatgctgggataaaactacacaaatgtgatatttgtttaaaatcatttattcgaaaagataAACTTGTGATACATTTGAGATCTTACAAGggggtaaataataaatttcatgatgggataaaaccacataaatgtgacatttgcttaaaattatgtatttctaaaagtaaacttgtgagacatttgagatctcacacgggggaaaagtcatacaagtgtgaaatttgtctgaaatcatttactgataAATCTACTctcgagaaacataaaaaattgcatgctggaataaaaccacacaaatgtgacatttgtttaaaatcatatgtttgtaaatatgaTCTTGTGAgtcatttgagatctcacacaggagaaaagccatacaagtgtgaaatttgtctgaaatcattaaGTCATAAATCTAGCTTCGAAgcacatttaaaaattcattctgggataaaactacacaaatgtgatatttgtttaaaatcatttattcgaaaagatagacttgtgatacatttgagatctcacacggggaaaacgtcttacaagtgtgaaatttgtctaaaatcatatacaaaaaaatcttattttgagaaacataaaaaattgcatgcttattaa
- the LOC143922270 gene encoding E3 SUMO-protein ligase ZBED1-like, which produces MTQYIRRPPPVRKIEQIDKQLVKMVAKGHHALRIVEETEFRKLIELVSRCPGYKLPSRKTLSENLMSRIHNDVMAEAKIKVQAAPALSLSTDGWTSRNNDSYIAIVAHFINEETKLHSVLLGCINYKERHTSQNLCDFMKVVMAEWNISHKVAAIVSDNAANILSAVRLGDWRSISCFAHSLNIVVQEATKKICDVLGRVKNIVEFFNRSTQGKHKLAATQQQMNLPVLKLKQDVQTRWNSTFDMLKRIVQVKDAVIATVALLRPDLTLNEGDWEVIEEVLPLLSPFYEITVEISAKKNVTLSKIIILCNLLKIFLQKHVSYNTKIVDVQSLLKKGMEDRFKDIEKNMLYAECTILDPRFKTRGFKNQRACEMVVQALRNKIGQVQLVQGDTPEAVPTSSDASTSIPSNKNSCIWDEYDQEIQKITRPDNQLAAGIRELDKYLNEEYLNRKEDPLQWWHERRLIYPHVYAYVLKRFCAVATSVPCERVFSATGQVLNERRTLLSSNKVSKLIFLHSNM; this is translated from the coding sequence ATGACCCAATACATTCGTAGACCACCGCCAGTTCGAAAGATTGAGCAAATTGATAAACAACTTGTCAAGATGGTAGCTAAAGGGCATCACGCCTTAAGAATCGTAGAAGAAACAGAATTTCGTAAACTTATTGAATTAGTTTCTCGATGCCCAGGCTATAAACTACCATCAAGAAAAACGTTATCGGAAAATTTAATGTCAAGAATTCACAATGACGTCATGGCTGAAGCAAAAATAAAGGTACAAGCAGCACCAGCGTTGTCTCTTAGTACTGATGGTTGGACGTCTAGAAATAACGACAGCTATATAGCTATTGTAgctcattttataaatgaagaGACTAAACTTCACTCAGTATTACTTGGTTGTATCAATTATAAAGAGCGACATACTAGTCAAAACTTGTGCGACTTTATGAAAGTTGTTATGGCAGAGTGGAACATTTCACACAAAGTTGCCGCCATTGTTAGCGATAATGCAGCAAATATCTTATCTGCTGTTAGACTTGGTGATTGGCGGTCCATCTCATGTTTCGCTCACTCTCTAAATATTGTTGTACAAGAAGCTACGAAAAAGATATGTGACGTTTTGGGAAGAGTTAAAAATATTGTCGAGTTTTTTAATCGTAGCACACAAGGAAAACATAAATTGGCTGCTACGCAGCAGCAAATGAATTTGCCTGTTCTTAAGCTCAAGCAGGATGTACAAACCCGCTGGAATTCCACTTTTGACATGCTCAAGCGAATAGTACAGGTAAAGGATGCAGTGATTGCTACCGTTGCACTTCTACGCCCTGATTTAACTTTAAATGAAGGGGACTGGGAAGTCATAGAGGAAGTTTTACCGTTACTCAGTCCATTCTACGAGATTACCGTAGAAATAAGTGCCAAGAAAAACGTCActttatctaaaataataattttgtgtaatttactaaaaatttttttacaaaaacatgtttcttacaatacaaaaatagttgatGTGCAGTCTCTGCTAAAGAAAGGCATGGAAGATCGTTTCAAAGATATAGAGAAGAATATGTTATACGCAGAGTGTACGATTTTGGATCCTCGATTTAAGACGAGGGGATTCAAAAATCAAAGAGCCTGTGAAATGGTAGTACAAGCCCTTAGAAATAAAATCGGCCAAGTACAATTAGTTCAAGGGGATACTCCAGAGGCTGTTCCTACTTCCAGCGACGCATCAACATCTAtacctagtaataaaaatagctgCATATGGGATGAATACGaccaagaaatacaaaaaattactagGCCAGATAACCAGCTTGCTGCTGGCATTCGCGAATTAGATAAATACCTAAATGAAGAGTATCTAAATCGTAAAGAAGATCCGCTTCAATGGTGGCATGAACGTCGTTTGATATACCCTCACGTTTACGCGTatgttttgaaaagattttgtgCCGTAGCAACATCTGTGCCCTGCGAACGCGTTTTTTCAGCGACGGGTCAAGTCCTTAATGAACGTAGAACACTATTGTCATCGAATAAAGTgtccaaattgatatttttacacagtaatatgtaa